In the Vogesella sp. XCS3 genome, TGCAAGTACTGGCCCAGCAAGGCTACCCAGTGTACGCGGATGGCCTCAGGCACTTCGGCGTAGCCGTAGCCTGGCAGATCCACCAGGAAACGCTCCTGGCCCAGGTCGAAAAAGTTGATGTGCTGCGTGCGGCCCGGGGTTTTGGAAACATAGGCCAGGCGGGTACGATTGCACAGGGTATTGATAGCGCTGGACTTGCCAGCGTTTGAGCGGCCAACAAAGGCCACCTCGCAACGCGTAGGTGGCAAATCCTTGAGGTGGTTTACGGTTGTAAAAAACCGTGCATTCTGAAAGATCGACATAGTAGTAAGGGCAAAGTCAATTGATATAGAATAGCAGGTTTGAAATTGCCACCTTTACAGATATTTACGCTATCTCTCATTAGGAGCGACCATGAAACGTAACATGCTGTTGGCTATCGCTGCTGCTACCTTTGCAGCCAGTGCTATGGCCTCCACCCCGGCAGCGCCTGCCAAAGGCGACCCGGTCAAGGGCAAAGCCATCGTTGACCAGGTATGTGCTGCCTGTCACGGTGCGGACGGCAACAGCGTGGCTTCTGCCAACCCGACGCTGGCCGGCCAGCACGCCAAATATATCGAAAGCCAGCTGAAGGCTTTCAAATCCGGCGAGCGCAAGAACCCGATCATGATGGGTATGGCCACACCGCTGACCCCTGCTGATATGGCCAACGTGGCCGCGTATTTCAGCAGCCAGAAAGTAAAACCGCGTGAAGCGGCCGACAAGAGCCAGATGCCGCTGGGCAAAAAGATCTACACTGCAGGCAACCCGGCTACCAAAGTACCGGCCTGTATGGCTTGCCACGGCCCGGCAGGTAAAGGCTACCCGGATCAGTACCCGGCAGTAGGCAGCCAGCACGCAGCGTATATCGCCAAGCAGCTGGCCGACTTCAAGGCAGGCACCGATCGCAAGAACGCCGTGATGCACGATATCGCGATGCGTTTGACCGATGCCGAAGTGAAGGCCGTATCCGAATACATGTCCGGTCTCCGTTAAGCGCAACTTTTTCGCGCAGATACGTTCCAAAGGGGGCTTTGCGCCCCCTTTGTCGCGTTTGAAACCAAAATGAAAAGCCAAAAAAAACCTGCCTCACCCGGCTACCGCTTGTACGAGCTGCTGAGCTCCATGCGTTTTGCCATTGGTCTGCTGACCATTCTCTCCATCGCATCGGTTATCGGCACCGTCCTCAAGCAGAACGAAGCCTACCCCAACTACGCCTTCGAGTTTGGCCAGTTCTGGTTCAAGGCCTTCGAGTATCTGGGTTTGTACGACGTTTACCATTCGGCCTGGTTTCTGACCATCCTGGCCTTTCTGGTGATCTCTACCACGCTGTGTATCGTGCGCAATGGGCCTGCTTTCCTGCGCGATATGAAGGGGTTCCGCGAGAAGGCGGCAGAAGGCTCGCTCAAGGCCATGAAGCACAGCCGCGAGTTGGCCGTATCGCTGGACGAGGCCCAGGCGGTAGCGCTGATCCAGCAGCGGGGCATGCGTTACAAGCGTAGCGAGCGTGACGACGGCAGTATCGTACTGGCCGCGAAAAAGGGCAGTGGCAGCAAGCTGGGTTACTTTTTTGCCCATATCGCCATGGTGGTGATCTGTATTGGCGGCCTGATGGATGGCAACCTGCCGCTGAAAATCGGCGAGCTTACCGGCAGCATCGTGCCCGAAACGCGTGAGCTGCCGCAGGGGCAGATCCCGCAGCAGAGCCGCCTGGGTGCCAATAACCTGTCCTTCCGTGGCAGCGTGACCGTGGTGGAAAACAAAAGCGCCGACGTGATCTTCATGAACAGCGGCAAGGGCTACCTGGTACAGGAGCTGCCCTTTATCGTGACGCTGAAAAAATTCCATGTGGACTACTACAGCAACGGCATGCCCAAGCTGTTTGCCAGCGATATCGTGGTGACCGACAAGGCCAGCGGCAAGGAAACCCCTGCCACGGTAAAAGTGAACCACCCGCTGATCGTGGACGGTGTGGCCATCTACCAGGCCAGCTTTGGCGACGGCGGTTCGCCGCTGCAGCTCAAAGCATGGAACCTCGCCCAGCCGCAAAGCCCTGCCAGCGAGATCAAAGGTGTGTCGCTGAATAGCCAGCCTTTGCGCGTGAATGGCCAGGATTACCAGCTGGAGTTCGGTGACCTGCGCGTGTTCAACATCGAAAACATGGGCAAGCGCGAGGCAGATGGCAAAACCCTGCAACAGCGCATGCACGACGTGCGCGAAGTCAAACAAGACACCAAGAACCTGAAAAACGTCGGCCCGTCCATTACCTACAAGCTGCGTGACAGCCATGGCCAGGCGCGTGAATTCCACCATTACATGGCGCCGATGGAGCAAGAAGGCGCGCTGTACCAGATTGCCGGTGTGCGCAGCGAAGTGGCCCAGCCTTTCCAGTACCTGCGTATTCCGCTGGATGACGAACTGAAAATCGACAGCTTCATGCGCCTGCAGGCCGCGCTGAAAAACCCGGCGCTGTACGACGAAATTGCCCGCCGCACCACGGCCAAAGCCATGAAGGGTGCGGCCATCAGCCCGGCCATGGAAAAGCAGTTTGGCGATAGCGTGAAGTGGATTCTGGCGCG is a window encoding:
- a CDS encoding cytochrome c, producing the protein MKRNMLLAIAAATFAASAMASTPAAPAKGDPVKGKAIVDQVCAACHGADGNSVASANPTLAGQHAKYIESQLKAFKSGERKNPIMMGMATPLTPADMANVAAYFSSQKVKPREAADKSQMPLGKKIYTAGNPATKVPACMACHGPAGKGYPDQYPAVGSQHAAYIAKQLADFKAGTDRKNAVMHDIAMRLTDAEVKAVSEYMSGLR
- a CDS encoding cytochrome c biogenesis protein ResB, yielding MKSQKKPASPGYRLYELLSSMRFAIGLLTILSIASVIGTVLKQNEAYPNYAFEFGQFWFKAFEYLGLYDVYHSAWFLTILAFLVISTTLCIVRNGPAFLRDMKGFREKAAEGSLKAMKHSRELAVSLDEAQAVALIQQRGMRYKRSERDDGSIVLAAKKGSGSKLGYFFAHIAMVVICIGGLMDGNLPLKIGELTGSIVPETRELPQGQIPQQSRLGANNLSFRGSVTVVENKSADVIFMNSGKGYLVQELPFIVTLKKFHVDYYSNGMPKLFASDIVVTDKASGKETPATVKVNHPLIVDGVAIYQASFGDGGSPLQLKAWNLAQPQSPASEIKGVSLNSQPLRVNGQDYQLEFGDLRVFNIENMGKREADGKTLQQRMHDVREVKQDTKNLKNVGPSITYKLRDSHGQAREFHHYMAPMEQEGALYQIAGVRSEVAQPFQYLRIPLDDELKIDSFMRLQAALKNPALYDEIARRTTAKAMKGAAISPAMEKQFGDSVKWILARFGEGGFVALEKFLDARVPADKRQAIAQTYIKILQGAVIDVMAVAQEKAGLKPWPQDEKHYRFLLDGLVTVSAFNDYAAPLYLELQGFDQIQSSGLQMTRSPGKNLVYLGSLMLVIGIILMFYVREVRLWLVLRAGSVRVAMSSNRHNRDLDEDFDKIVGALSPRAGDA